The genomic stretch GCGAAAGGCCGCTTCCAGGGTGCAGCTCATGTAGCCCTGCACGGGGAAGTCCTCGCGGTGCTGCTGCAGGCCCTCGGTCCGTGGCCGCTTGTCACGCCGGAGGAGGCGCACCGAGGCCGTGCCACTGAGCTCGACCGCATCGCCGCTAGTCAGATCCGGCACCAGGAGGGAGAACCGGCCGGTGGCGCGGATGTTGCCCGCGCTCTTCAGCATGCCGTCGCCGACGTATTCATCCCATTCGAGGCGCGCGGCCGGTGGGTCGAGGCGGAGGAAGCCCGGCGGCCCGCCGCGGTGCGAGACGTCGACGATGCCGTCGGGACTGATGCTCGCCAGGAAGGACGTCTCCGCCGACCCGACGGTGCGGGCCAGCCAGTGGTCGTCCAGCGTCACTTCCGAGCGGGATACAGGGCCGAAATGGAGCGCAGTCTCGACCGGCGCCGAAGGCGCGACGTACTTGCGGCAATTCGTGAAGGTCTCGGTCGCCTCCAGCCTCAGTGTGTCGCCTTCGCGAGAGAGGAGGCCGTTCAGGCGCGCGCGGCGGGCCATCGCCAGGTTTAGCGCCAGTCCGCCCGCGGACACCGTCCCCTCGATTGAGGGCGCCTCCGTGCCGCCGAGGGGCACCAACACGGTCGACGGCCCGGCGACCTCCACGACCGGGGCCTGGCCGGAGACTGCCATGAAGCCAAGGCGGCCGCGGGCGCCTTCGGTCGCCAGGATGATCATGTCGGCGGTGGCGCAGAACTCCGTTACGGGCCCGACCCAGCTTGCGAGCATGTCTGCCACGCGTCGCGTGTTCGCCTCGCTCTGCACCTCGATCTGGCCGGGGTGGTACTTCAGGGTCATGGTGGTCCTCCAGCGCGTCATCGCGTGGCCCTTCCTCAGGAGGAAGGGCCACGCTGACTCCTAGGCTTTCGCTTCGAAGACCCGGTTGGTGGCCGAGGCCGCCGCCCTCCGGAACGACGCGAAGCCGGCGGCATCGAACACGCCCTTCAATTCCGCGTCCGTGGCGAGGGTCCCGAGCGGCTCGCCGCCCTCGGCGATCGCGTGGGGCGTGCAGACCAGCACGGAGGCGGCGGAGAACAGGCGGCCTACCGGGTTAAGGTTCTCCTCGACGGTATCGCCGGCCATCGGCTCCACGAGCATCACGAGGCCGCGGGGCCTAAGGGCGGCGCGGGCGTGGCGGGCGGCGCCGTAAGGGTCTCCCATGTCGTGGAGGCAGTCGTAGTAGGTCAGGAGGCCGTAATCGCGGCCGGGGAAGTCCTGCGCCGCGGCGACCTCGAAGGTCACGCGGTCGGCGACGCCCGCTTCCAGCGCCGCCCGGCGCGCGGCCTCGATGGATGGGGCGTGACTGTCGAACCCAAAGAAGCGTGACTTCGGGTACGCCCTGGCCATGATGATGGTCGAGACACCGTAGCCGCAGCCAACGTCGGCGACGGTCGCGCCCTCGAGCAGTCGGGCTTCGGCGCCATCCAGGGCCGGGATCCAATTCTGCACGATGTTGCCGACGTACCCCGGCTTGAAGAAGCGCGCGGTGCCGGCGAAGAGGCCGGGGTCGTGCTCGCCCCAGAGGAGCCCATTGCCCGCCCGGATTGCCTCTGCGATCCTGGCTTCGTCCCTGGCGATCGAGACCATGAGGCCAAAGCCGCCCGCCATGGCGGTGGCGGCTTCGTCGTCCGCGAACACGGCCGCCTGCTCGGGCGACAGCGAGAAGCGGCGGGTCGCCGGGTCGTAGTCGACGTAGCCGGACGCGGCCTGGTTGACGAGCCAGTGGCGAAGGTAGCGCTCGCTCAGGCCGGAGCGCGCGGCCAGTTCCCCCGCGGTCGCCGGGCCACTGGCCGCGAGGGTCTTGTAGAGCCCCAGCCTGTCGCCGATGGTCACGAGAGCCGCCGTGACGACGCTCCCGAGGTCGCCGAGAGCCTGCCCCAGTATCGAATTCAGCCTTTCCTGGTCGATGGTTGTCGTGGTCATGTCCTACCTCCCATGCGTTTTGCCGTGTTGGTTAGCAATCCGTCGTCTGCCGGTGTCGCATATGCCCTCCTGTCTCAGCCATGTCAGGAGTCTGGCGAGGACGGGAGGCGCGGATATCCGTACGACTACGGAATGTGATTGGTCCGAGGCTACGTAGATCGCGAAACTACGGGGGCGGGGTTACTGACCGGCGGCGAGGCCGCGCCCGACGGCCCAGGCCGCGAGTTGAGAGCGGTTCGAGAAGCCCATCTTGGCCATGGCGTTCGCGACGTGGGTCTCCACGGTGCGAGCGCTGAGCACCAATTGGTCGGCGATCTCGCGGTTGGTTAGCCCGCGCGCGATGAGAGAGGCTATCTCCGCCTCGCGGGCCGTGAGGGCGTCGACGTGCTCGCGACCGCCGCGGCGCCTCAGGGTCGCGGGCAGGTGCTCGCCGGCGCGCTCGATGTAGGCCTCACGCATCGCTTCGGGGACGCTGGCGGCCAGGCGCTCGACGAGCGCGAGGGCGGCGTTGGCGTGCTCGCGGGCAGGGTCGCGCTGGCCCTGTGCGTGAAGCGCGCGGCTGAGGTCCGCGTGCAGCCGCCAGAGCGCCGAGAGGTGTCCGTTGGCCTCAGCGGCGGCCAGTCCCGACCGGAGGGATGCCAGCCCTTCCTCGACGCGTCCGAGGCCCAGCAACGCCAGGCCCTTGTGCCGGGCGACCCTGACCGCGGTCCGGCCGGGAAAGACGCTTGCGCTGTCCTCCTCCAACCTCAAGGCCCGTTCGAGGGCGCGCTCGTGCTCGCCTGTGGCCAGGTCCAGCTCGATCGCGCCGGCGTGATACCAGCGCTGGCTCATGCCGCGCACCCGGTCCAGTGGCACCGGAGGGACCGAGGCGTACAGATCGCGCGCGAGGTCGGGGCGCTTCAGGTCGATGAAGGCCTGGCACAGCAGGCATGCCGCCTGCGCGATCCAGGCGTCCGAGTTCATCTCGCGTCCAAGGCCTAATGCCACCTCCAGCGCCGGCCGGGCCTCGTCCGCGTGCAGCAGGTCAAGGTAGATGGCGCCCAAGGAGCAGAGGGCCGCCGCCTCCCATTGCGAGTGCCCGATCTCGCGGGAGAGATCGACCGATTCGCGCGCGTGGGCGAGGGCGAGCTCGTATTCGCCCTGGGGGGCGAGGCAGAAGGCGGTCTGCCAGAGGGCATACGACTCCGCCGAACGGGAGCGCGTCCGGCGCGCGACCTCGATGGCCCGTTCGCAGTAGGCCCTGGCCTCGCGAAGGGGGAGGGCAGCGGGGGACATGTCGGTCTGGTACGTGCCGCTGGCGATAGGGATTGAGGCCAGCGCGGAGGTCAGCGTGCGCAGGTCGCCGAGCGCTTCGAGGCGGGGCACCGCCTCCAGGTAGTAGCCCAGGCCGTCGGGGAATTCCCCGGCCTGGTAGCAGGCCATGCCCAGGAGGTCCAGCGTCTGGGCCTCGCCGGCCTCGTCGCCGGCGGCGCGGAACATTGCCAACGCCTCCTCACTGAGGCGCCGCGCCTCAGCGAAGTTGCCGGTGTTCGAGTACCAGTTGCCAAGCCGGTTGAGGCTTGTCGCCTCCGCCGAAGGGTCATCCAGGGCGCGGGCGAGCGTCACCGCCTCGCGGTAACACTCTCCCGCGCGCGCGTAGTCGCGAGAAGCCCAGAGCAACCCCAGGTCCAGCACGGCGCGCCAGCGCGTGCGGGCATCGCCCTCCTCTGCCGCGGCCGCCGCGGCGCGCTCGTAGGCGCTTCGCGACTCCTCGAAGTCGCCGAGAATGTCGAAGGCCGTCGCCGTGTGGAGGTGCAGCGGCGCCTTGAAGGCGCCGGGCACATGCTCGGCGGCCTCGAGCGCGCGGCGCAGGTGCTGGAGCGCCGCGGCCGGGGCGTAAAGGGCGAGCGCGCGCACGCCGGCCCGGGCGGAGTACTCCAGCGCCCTCTCCCACTCGGAGGCCTCGAAATAGTGCCAGGCGAGGTCCTCGACGCGGCTGTCGAGGTCGTCCGCGTACAGGTGCTCCATCGCCTGGGCGATGCGACGGCTGAGAGCCCGGCGCTCGCGGAGGAGGAGGCCCCCGCGCACGGCCTCGCGGGTGAGGGCGTGGCGGAACGCGAAACGGTCGTCCGCTTCCTCGACAACGATCTGGGCCGCGACGAGCTCCTTGATGAGGCCGAGAAGTTCGGACTCGGCCAGGCCCGAGAGGTGCTGGAGGAGGCCGAAGTCGAAGCGCAGGCCGGCAACGGCGGCGAGCGACAGCACGCCCCGCGCCCGCTCCGACAGGCCCGCGGTGCGGCGCTTTACTGCCTCCTCGACGCTGCGCGGCACGTCGAC from Dehalococcoidia bacterium encodes the following:
- a CDS encoding pyridoxamine 5'-phosphate oxidase family protein — protein: MTLKYHPGQIEVQSEANTRRVADMLASWVGPVTEFCATADMIILATEGARGRLGFMAVSGQAPVVEVAGPSTVLVPLGGTEAPSIEGTVSAGGLALNLAMARRARLNGLLSREGDTLRLEATETFTNCRKYVAPSAPVETALHFGPVSRSEVTLDDHWLARTVGSAETSFLASISPDGIVDVSHRGGPPGFLRLDPPAARLEWDEYVGDGMLKSAGNIRATGRFSLLVPDLTSGDAVELSGTASVRLLRRDKRPRTEGLQQHREDFPVQGYMSCTLEAAFRLTALMNPRRRLEKRQRVTSASPIGQQAPQ
- a CDS encoding AAA family ATPase; the protein is MSSVFSRPIVCPEMVGRAEALESLQALLESSTARGRLALVSGEAGIGKSRLAGELARLAAATGTRVLQARFFEQDEGIPYSAVARLLREVAVLEEALPALRPLAGDLVHIEPSLARISNARAAGVQPLETGAAAEKRRALEALSSFIAALAASRPLLIVFEDAHWGDTSSFDAILQVARQAVPGCLLLLTYRSDEVTPALGAFLAQLDRERLAAEVALGPLTVTQVDRMLRAILGGRTSRGDLLHTVHQLSEGNPFFVEEVLRSLADQAGGLEGIDRLRIAEVDVPRSVEEAVKRRTAGLSERARGVLSLAAVAGLRFDFGLLQHLSGLAESELLGLIKELVAAQIVVEEADDRFAFRHALTREAVRGGLLLRERRALSRRIAQAMEHLYADDLDSRVEDLAWHYFEASEWERALEYSARAGVRALALYAPAAALQHLRRALEAAEHVPGAFKAPLHLHTATAFDILGDFEESRSAYERAAAAAAEEGDARTRWRAVLDLGLLWASRDYARAGECYREAVTLARALDDPSAEATSLNRLGNWYSNTGNFAEARRLSEEALAMFRAAGDEAGEAQTLDLLGMACYQAGEFPDGLGYYLEAVPRLEALGDLRTLTSALASIPIASGTYQTDMSPAALPLREARAYCERAIEVARRTRSRSAESYALWQTAFCLAPQGEYELALAHARESVDLSREIGHSQWEAAALCSLGAIYLDLLHADEARPALEVALGLGREMNSDAWIAQAACLLCQAFIDLKRPDLARDLYASVPPVPLDRVRGMSQRWYHAGAIELDLATGEHERALERALRLEEDSASVFPGRTAVRVARHKGLALLGLGRVEEGLASLRSGLAAAEANGHLSALWRLHADLSRALHAQGQRDPAREHANAALALVERLAASVPEAMREAYIERAGEHLPATLRRRGGREHVDALTAREAEIASLIARGLTNREIADQLVLSARTVETHVANAMAKMGFSNRSQLAAWAVGRGLAAGQ
- a CDS encoding MerR family transcriptional regulator; the protein is MTTTTIDQERLNSILGQALGDLGSVVTAALVTIGDRLGLYKTLAASGPATAGELAARSGLSERYLRHWLVNQAASGYVDYDPATRRFSLSPEQAAVFADDEAATAMAGGFGLMVSIARDEARIAEAIRAGNGLLWGEHDPGLFAGTARFFKPGYVGNIVQNWIPALDGAEARLLEGATVADVGCGYGVSTIIMARAYPKSRFFGFDSHAPSIEAARRAALEAGVADRVTFEVAAAQDFPGRDYGLLTYYDCLHDMGDPYGAARHARAALRPRGLVMLVEPMAGDTVEENLNPVGRLFSAASVLVCTPHAIAEGGEPLGTLATDAELKGVFDAAGFASFRRAAASATNRVFEAKA